One Tomitella gaofuii DNA segment encodes these proteins:
- a CDS encoding diacylglycerol/lipid kinase family protein, translating into MRALLIVNPHATSTTPAGRDLLAHALASRLELEVVHTTHRGHAAELSHRAALEGTQVVVVHGGDGTVNEAVNGLLGPPHPDSVRQIAPGRTPAVCVVPGGSANVFARSLGIRPDPVEATNQVLDLLASRQRRRIGLGHCDNRWFTFTAGMGVDALVVEAMEAARRAGHAATPSRYLRTTVRVFLRNARRPATLTVELPGREPVDSVHYAFVSNTSPWTYLGAREVRTNPGTRFDTGLGVFGMRSMDTVTSLRLSRQLLSATAQPKNKNLVRTDDTPCVRIRSAEPVAFQIDGDYLGVRTDVTFNSVPGILDVVAPAEPD; encoded by the coding sequence GTGCGCGCCCTCCTGATCGTCAATCCTCACGCCACGTCCACCACCCCGGCGGGCCGTGACCTGCTGGCGCACGCCCTGGCCAGCAGGCTCGAACTGGAGGTGGTGCACACGACGCACCGCGGCCACGCCGCAGAGCTGTCGCACCGTGCCGCGCTCGAGGGCACCCAGGTCGTGGTGGTGCACGGCGGCGACGGCACCGTCAACGAGGCGGTCAACGGGCTGCTGGGCCCGCCGCACCCCGATTCCGTGCGCCAGATCGCCCCGGGCCGCACGCCCGCGGTGTGCGTGGTGCCCGGCGGCTCGGCCAACGTCTTCGCACGGTCCCTGGGCATCCGGCCGGATCCCGTCGAGGCCACCAACCAGGTTCTGGACCTGCTGGCCTCGCGTCAGCGCCGGCGTATCGGGCTGGGCCACTGCGACAACCGCTGGTTCACCTTCACCGCAGGCATGGGCGTCGACGCCCTGGTGGTCGAGGCGATGGAGGCCGCGCGCCGCGCCGGGCACGCCGCCACGCCCTCCCGGTATCTGCGCACCACGGTGCGCGTGTTCCTGCGCAACGCGCGCCGACCGGCGACGCTGACGGTGGAACTTCCCGGCCGCGAGCCGGTGGACAGCGTGCACTACGCCTTCGTGTCCAACACCTCGCCGTGGACCTATCTCGGTGCGCGCGAGGTCCGGACCAACCCCGGCACCCGCTTCGACACCGGCCTCGGGGTGTTCGGCATGCGCAGCATGGACACCGTGACGAGCCTGCGGCTATCGCGGCAGCTCCTTTCCGCGACGGCGCAGCCGAAGAACAAGAACCTCGTGCGCACCGACGACACGCCCTGCGTGCGGATCCGGAGCGCCGAGCCCGTCGCATTCCAGATCGACGGCGATTATCTGGGGGTGCGCACCGACGTCACGTTCAACTCGGTGCCGGGGATCCTCGACGTCGTCGCCCCGGCGGAACCGGACTGA
- a CDS encoding GNAT family N-acetyltransferase: MTVHVRRVRPDDTPVLVELIEGLAEFERMRDQCTVTPDLLTDALFSPDAAVFGHVVEEDDGRIAGMALWYLTFSTWDGVHGIHLEDLYVRPACRGRGHGRGLLAALAAVCTQRGYSRLEWEVLNWNAEAIRFYESLGAIGRGEWTQNRLTGGALAALAAEGEAR, encoded by the coding sequence ATGACCGTCCACGTCCGCCGCGTCCGCCCCGACGACACCCCCGTGCTCGTCGAACTCATCGAGGGACTCGCGGAGTTCGAGCGCATGCGCGACCAGTGCACGGTGACCCCCGACCTGCTGACCGACGCCCTGTTCTCCCCGGATGCGGCGGTGTTCGGCCACGTCGTGGAGGAGGACGACGGCCGGATCGCGGGGATGGCGTTGTGGTATCTGACCTTCAGCACGTGGGACGGCGTCCACGGCATCCACCTGGAAGACCTCTACGTGCGGCCCGCATGCCGAGGGCGGGGCCACGGCCGCGGGCTGCTCGCCGCCTTGGCCGCCGTGTGCACGCAGCGCGGGTACTCGCGTCTGGAGTGGGAGGTGCTGAACTGGAATGCCGAGGCCATCCGCTTCTACGAGTCCCTCGGCGCGATCGGGCGCGGCGAATGGACGCAGAACCGGCTCACCGGCGGCGCGCTCGCGGCGCTGGCGGCGGAAGGAGAAGCGCGGTGA
- a CDS encoding ParA family protein codes for MAGVARVLAVANQKGGVAKTTTVASLGAALVARGRSVLIVDLDPQACLTFSLGHDPDKLVSSVHEVLIGDADVEDVLVDTADGMTLLPATIDLAGAEALLLMRPGREHALRRALTAVAERFDFIFIDCPPSLGVLTLNGLTAADAVMVPLQCETLAHRGVGQLLRTVEEVQSITNPALRMLGVLPTLFDARTTHSRDVLADVSDRYGMPVLAPPVPRTVRFAEASASGSTVLAGRKNKGAAAYRELAGNLLAHWEDGAELATLSAAEIYS; via the coding sequence ATGGCGGGCGTGGCAAGAGTTCTGGCAGTGGCAAATCAGAAGGGCGGGGTCGCCAAGACCACCACCGTGGCCTCGCTGGGCGCGGCCCTGGTGGCCCGCGGCAGGTCGGTGCTGATCGTCGATCTCGACCCGCAGGCGTGTTTGACGTTCTCGCTGGGGCACGACCCCGACAAGCTCGTATCGTCGGTGCACGAGGTGCTGATCGGCGACGCGGACGTGGAGGACGTCCTGGTCGACACGGCGGACGGGATGACGCTGCTGCCCGCGACGATCGACCTGGCGGGCGCGGAGGCCCTGCTGCTGATGCGTCCGGGGCGCGAACACGCCCTGCGCCGGGCGCTGACCGCCGTGGCCGAAAGGTTCGACTTCATTTTCATCGACTGCCCGCCGTCGCTGGGCGTGCTCACCCTCAACGGGCTCACCGCCGCGGACGCGGTGATGGTGCCACTGCAGTGCGAGACGCTGGCGCACCGCGGGGTGGGACAGCTGCTGCGCACGGTCGAGGAGGTCCAGTCGATCACCAATCCGGCGCTGCGCATGCTCGGCGTGTTGCCGACGCTGTTCGACGCGCGCACCACGCACAGCCGCGACGTGCTGGCCGACGTGTCCGACCGCTACGGCATGCCGGTGCTCGCGCCGCCCGTTCCGCGCACGGTGCGGTTCGCGGAGGCCTCCGCGTCGGGTTCGACGGTGCTGGCCGGCCGCAAGAACAAGGGGGCCGCCGCGTACCGGGAGCTGGCCGGAAACCTGCTGGCGCACTGGGAGGACGGCGCCGAGCTGGCGACGCTGTCCGCCGCGGAGATCTACTCGTAG
- a CDS encoding acid phosphatase, producing MKDHFRVVLVRHGETDWSASGRHTGRTDVALTPAGIDQARRLPGLLAPLQLHDPLVIASPRRRALDTARLAGLAVDGVDDRLAEWDYGDYEGVTTPEIRRSVPGWTVWTHPCPGGETAAQVSARADAVLRSMAGPGTRRDVVLVGHGHFSRALMARWIDADVTLGARLAMPTAAVAELGHEHEYRVVCSVAGPRRLPARHEEPIR from the coding sequence GTGAAGGACCATTTCCGCGTCGTCCTCGTCCGGCACGGCGAAACCGACTGGTCGGCGTCCGGCAGGCACACCGGCCGCACCGACGTCGCGCTCACGCCGGCGGGCATCGACCAGGCCCGACGGCTGCCGGGCCTGCTGGCACCGCTGCAGCTGCACGATCCGCTGGTGATCGCGAGCCCGCGAAGGCGCGCGCTGGACACGGCGCGCCTGGCGGGGCTTGCCGTCGACGGCGTCGACGACAGGCTCGCCGAGTGGGACTACGGCGACTACGAGGGGGTGACGACCCCCGAGATCCGGCGGAGCGTCCCCGGCTGGACGGTGTGGACGCATCCGTGCCCCGGGGGCGAGACGGCCGCGCAGGTCTCGGCGCGCGCGGACGCGGTCCTGCGTTCCATGGCGGGCCCCGGGACGCGGCGGGACGTGGTCCTCGTGGGGCACGGCCACTTCTCGCGGGCGCTCATGGCCCGCTGGATCGACGCCGATGTGACGTTGGGCGCGCGCCTGGCCATGCCCACCGCCGCGGTGGCCGAACTGGGCCACGAGCACGAGTACCGGGTGGTCTGTTCCGTGGCGGGACCACGGCGACTGCCCGCACGACACGAGGAGCCGATCCGATGA
- a CDS encoding nuclear transport factor 2 family protein encodes MNARRNGPDAAGPDGSGPAGEPVGGAEIAELAAKQQIRDAVMRYCRGIDRLDMAAVRSAYHPDGVDHHSGFDGPVDGFIAWVEPLLRTLDGTRHEIANHLAEVRGDRAVAESYGVARHWGAHRAMNFTTGLRYVDYFERRGGTWAIVERFAVREWNRSEGAPAGDCDDAGAEAAAPSRIAYGADDGPAGSRDTGDPVYRLLQRLR; translated from the coding sequence GTGAACGCACGGCGGAACGGGCCCGACGCGGCCGGACCTGACGGATCGGGGCCTGCGGGCGAGCCGGTCGGCGGCGCGGAGATCGCCGAACTGGCGGCCAAGCAGCAGATCCGGGACGCGGTGATGCGCTACTGCCGCGGCATCGACCGCCTCGACATGGCGGCGGTCCGCTCGGCCTACCATCCCGACGGCGTCGACCATCACTCCGGTTTCGACGGTCCGGTCGACGGGTTCATCGCGTGGGTGGAGCCGCTGCTGCGCACGCTCGACGGGACCCGCCACGAGATCGCGAATCACCTTGCGGAGGTTCGCGGCGACCGGGCGGTGGCGGAGAGCTACGGCGTCGCCCGCCACTGGGGCGCCCATCGTGCGATGAACTTCACGACGGGTCTGCGCTACGTCGACTACTTCGAACGCCGCGGCGGCACGTGGGCCATCGTCGAACGGTTCGCGGTGCGCGAGTGGAACCGCAGCGAGGGCGCACCGGCCGGGGACTGCGACGACGCCGGTGCGGAAGCCGCTGCGCCCTCGCGCATCGCCTACGGCGCCGACGATGGCCCGGCCGGCTCGCGCGACACGGGCGACCCCGTCTACCGGCTGTTGCAGCGGCTGCGCTGA